In Vitis riparia cultivar Riparia Gloire de Montpellier isolate 1030 chromosome 19, EGFV_Vit.rip_1.0, whole genome shotgun sequence, the following proteins share a genomic window:
- the LOC117909435 gene encoding stigma-specific STIG1-like protein 2 — MKIMKIIFMIAITMAVAISLSMINISEKEKDSPPLHRTDDSSTSSRVLEMPSKRASRFLAVQANPRAADQCKKDNEVCDTSHGTNSTCCSNKCVYLQTDKKYCGTCKNKCKYTESCCRGQCVYLFMDKRHCGKCNNRCKKGGDCIFGMCNYGS, encoded by the coding sequence ATGAAGATTATGAAAATAATCTTCATGATAGCCATAACCATGGCCGTGGCCATCTCTCTCAGCATGATAAACAtctcagaaaaagaaaaagactccCCTCCACTCCACCGCACGGACGATAGCAGTACTTCATCGAGAGTCCTAGAAATGCCCTCCAAGCGGGCGAGTCGCTTCCTGGCGGTGCAGGCGAACCCTAGAGCAGCCGACCAATGCAAGAAAGACAATGAAGTTTGCGACACTAGCCATGGCACAAACTCCACATGTTGCAGCAACAAATGCGTCTATTTGCAGACGGATAAGAAATACTGCGGGACATGCAAGAACAAGTGCAAGTATACCGAGTCATGTTGCAGAGGACAGTGCGTGTATCTATTCATGGACAAGAGGCATTGTGGGAAATGCAACAATCGATGCAAGAAAGGAGGCGACTGTATATTTGGAATGTGTAACTATGGCTCCTAA
- the LOC117908126 gene encoding stigma-specific STIG1-like protein 1 gives MELLKVFALLVLILMALVHSSIASSPLLEQEEDDLDVSGDDQEDYGDDFVLRSSDDSPGRFMLGRKNSLVLLTCNKFPRICLLNGGPRRHCCQKKCVNLLGDRLNCGKCGRKCKYGYICCRGKCVNPSVSKKHCGGCNQGCNSGGFCAFGLCNYA, from the coding sequence ATGGAGCTCCTAAAGGTGTTTGCACTACTTGTTCTAATTCTCATGGCACTGGTGCATAGCAGCATTGCATCTTCACCTCTTCTGGAGCAAGAAGAAGATGACCTTGATGTTTCTGGTGATGACCAAGAGGACTATGGTGATGATTTTGTTCTTAGATCTTCTGATGACTCTCCTGGACGGTTCATGCTTGGCAGGAAGAACAGTCTTGTACTGTTAACCTGCAACAAGTTTCCCAGGATTTGCCTTCTTAATGGAGGCCCTAGACGCCATTGCTGCCAGAAGAAGTGTGTTAACTTGCTAGGTGATAGGCTCAATTGTGGCAAGTGTGGGAGGAAGTGCAAGTATGGTTACATTTGCTGCAGAGGGAAGTGTGTGAATCCATCTGTGAGCAAGAAGCATTGTGGTGGGTGTAACCAAGGATGTAACAGTGGGGGTTTCTGTGCTTTTGGCCTTTGTAACTATGCTTAG